In one Nocardioides luteus genomic region, the following are encoded:
- a CDS encoding nucleoside deaminase, which yields MRAALEEGRAALATGDVPIGAVVVDPSGAVIGRGRNVREAEADPTGHAEVVALREAAKARGEWRLEGCTLVVTLEPCTMCAGAAVLARVERIVFGAFDDKAGAVGSLWDVVRDRRLNHRPEVVAGLLAEEQRALLEDFFGAQRGAPDFGEDPPRL from the coding sequence ATGCGGGCAGCCCTGGAGGAGGGCCGTGCTGCCCTGGCGACCGGTGACGTGCCGATCGGCGCGGTCGTGGTCGATCCTTCCGGTGCGGTGATCGGACGCGGGAGGAACGTACGCGAGGCCGAGGCCGACCCGACCGGACATGCCGAGGTGGTGGCGCTGCGTGAGGCGGCCAAGGCGCGGGGCGAGTGGCGGCTGGAGGGCTGCACACTCGTGGTGACCCTGGAGCCGTGCACGATGTGCGCCGGGGCCGCGGTCCTGGCCAGGGTCGAGCGGATCGTCTTCGGCGCCTTCGACGACAAGGCCGGGGCCGTGGGCTCGCTCTGGGACGTCGTACGCGACCGCCGGCTCAACCACCGCCCCGAGGTCGTCGCGGGGCTGTTGGCCGAGGAGCAGCGCGCGTTGCTGGAGGATTTCTTCGGAGCCCAGCGAGGCGCCCCCGATTTCGGCGAAGACCCCCCGAGGTTGTAA
- a CDS encoding tRNA adenosine deaminase-associated protein → MSDQLEQIEGVDFAVAMYREDGAWVVRELAHDLLTDVETLTHALHRFPGDGGAIAMAAIDEDFFVIVRVTGAATRVLLSDVTAADEWELAASALDVLGLPLPEEVEDEEEADPAGDLSILADFGMSAVDMGILIDDMFEEDLYPDETLSEIARAIGCGEAFDDAVGLMPA, encoded by the coding sequence GTGTCTGATCAGCTGGAGCAGATCGAGGGTGTTGACTTCGCCGTCGCGATGTATCGCGAGGACGGCGCCTGGGTTGTGCGCGAGCTCGCTCACGACCTGCTGACCGACGTCGAGACTCTGACGCACGCGCTCCACCGCTTCCCAGGCGATGGTGGCGCGATCGCGATGGCGGCGATCGACGAGGACTTCTTCGTGATCGTCCGGGTCACCGGCGCCGCGACCAGGGTGCTGCTCTCCGACGTGACGGCCGCCGACGAGTGGGAGCTGGCGGCGTCGGCTCTCGACGTGCTCGGACTTCCGCTGCCGGAAGAGGTCGAGGACGAGGAGGAGGCCGACCCTGCCGGTGACCTCAGCATCCTCGCCGACTTCGGGATGAGCGCGGTCGACATGGGCATCCTGATCGACGACATGTTCGAGGAAGACCTCTACCCCGACGAGACGCTCTCCGAGATCGCCCGGGCGATCGGCTGCGGCGAGGCCTTCGACGACGCCGTCGGCCTCATGCCGGCGTGA
- a CDS encoding DEAD/DEAH box helicase family protein: protein MSNFAFIKAEWPAIHADCALAESYLADDPRSACFYGRRAAEVLVAHLYDVLALPRPYRDDLSARINDAGFKAVAGVGIAQKLNLIRKVGNTAVHGAKPIARRDAEGVLRELFHVVVWAAFNYSTSPSAVPTRSQFDPKLATKANPLSHAEVVKLAAKFKAQDEDLAKALAEKDELAAAKDAELAELRKRLAEAQAAKTERDDHDYSEAETRDLFIDVLLREAGWPLGHARDREYEVSGMPNADGKGFVDYVLWGDDGRPLAVVEAKRTSKSSQVGQNQAELYASRLEAEFQRRPVIFFTNGYEHWIWDDAAGYPPRQIQGFYTREELELMIQRRQTRRPLAHAEVNAAIAGRPYQAKAIKAIGAALDSKQREALLVMATGAGKTRTAIALVEQLMAANWVKRVLFLADRTALVKQSAESFKEHLPAATTVNLLNEKSIDGRVYVSTYPTIMNLINEVDDRGRRFGPGYFDLIVIDEAHRSVYAKYGAIFEYFDALLVGLTATPKNEVDHNTYRLFHLEDGVPTDAYEISDAVKDGYLVPPKGVSVGTKFLRQGIKYDDLSQDEKDEWDTLEWGEDGPPLEVGAEDLNKFLFNEDTVDKVLATVMTEGYKVDSGDRLGKTIIFAKNQAHAEFIQKRFDIGWPEHAGHFARTITNRTPYAQNLIDDFGQTREAPHIAVSVDMLDTGIDVPDVVNLVFFKTIHSKTKFWQMIGRGTRLRPDLFGPGEDKQDFYVFDFCGNFEYFNEDLPGVEGSNQKSLIERIFEARIGLVAGLDAAQTEPDLRRKTAKLLHEFVAGMTLDNVLVRPHRRAVEHFGESRAWERLSKEDAGIALGLAGLPTAVSSADADVDAKRFDLLILRRQLAQLEGDLVAAERLRETTQVIAEALLSKASIPSVAEQIKLLEHVAGEEWWVDVTLPMLELARLRIRGLVRFVDKAKKKPVYSDFEDQLGEAKEIVLPVVTPGTNFERFRAKAAAYLRDHEDHVALQRLRRNKQLTPEDLDSLEDMLLASGVGQRADILFAAEESNGLGLFIRSLVGLDRAAATEAFADYLDGSKFDVDQIRFVDLIIDELTANGVMEPGRLFEPPYTDHAPTGPDVFFPDAQVDDIVGILRAVKSHASPTEVA, encoded by the coding sequence ATGAGCAACTTCGCCTTCATCAAGGCCGAATGGCCGGCGATCCATGCTGACTGCGCGCTCGCGGAGTCCTATCTCGCAGATGACCCCAGGTCTGCTTGCTTCTACGGTCGCAGGGCCGCAGAGGTGCTGGTGGCGCACCTCTATGACGTCTTGGCGTTGCCGCGACCTTATCGCGACGACCTGTCGGCGCGAATCAACGACGCTGGCTTCAAGGCGGTGGCCGGTGTCGGAATCGCGCAGAAGCTCAACCTGATCCGCAAGGTCGGCAACACCGCTGTGCACGGCGCCAAGCCAATCGCCCGGCGCGATGCGGAGGGTGTGCTTCGCGAGCTTTTCCACGTCGTGGTGTGGGCGGCGTTCAACTACTCGACGAGCCCGTCAGCGGTGCCGACGAGGTCGCAGTTCGATCCGAAGCTGGCGACCAAGGCGAATCCTCTTTCGCATGCCGAAGTCGTGAAGCTTGCCGCGAAGTTCAAAGCGCAGGACGAAGACCTTGCGAAAGCGCTGGCCGAGAAGGACGAGCTTGCCGCTGCCAAGGACGCCGAGCTCGCGGAACTGCGGAAGCGTTTGGCCGAAGCGCAGGCAGCCAAGACGGAGCGGGACGATCACGACTACTCCGAGGCCGAGACTCGTGATCTTTTCATCGATGTGCTGCTCAGAGAGGCCGGCTGGCCGCTGGGTCATGCACGCGACCGCGAGTACGAGGTCAGCGGGATGCCGAATGCGGACGGCAAAGGCTTCGTTGACTACGTCCTGTGGGGCGATGACGGCCGCCCATTGGCGGTCGTCGAGGCCAAGCGGACCTCGAAAAGCTCCCAGGTCGGGCAGAACCAAGCCGAGCTGTATGCCTCGCGCCTGGAGGCCGAGTTCCAGCGTCGCCCGGTCATCTTCTTCACCAACGGATACGAGCACTGGATATGGGATGACGCGGCGGGATACCCACCGCGTCAGATTCAGGGCTTCTACACCCGCGAGGAACTGGAACTGATGATCCAGCGTCGGCAGACGCGCCGACCGCTGGCGCATGCCGAGGTCAACGCGGCTATTGCGGGCCGCCCGTATCAGGCGAAGGCCATCAAGGCGATCGGGGCGGCTTTAGACAGCAAGCAGCGCGAGGCCCTGCTCGTGATGGCGACAGGCGCAGGAAAGACCCGCACCGCGATCGCGCTTGTGGAACAACTGATGGCGGCCAACTGGGTCAAGCGCGTCCTCTTTCTCGCGGACCGAACGGCACTGGTGAAGCAGTCAGCGGAGTCGTTCAAGGAGCACCTCCCAGCGGCGACTACGGTCAACCTACTGAATGAGAAGTCCATTGACGGGCGGGTCTATGTCTCGACGTACCCGACGATCATGAACCTCATCAACGAGGTCGACGACCGTGGCCGACGGTTCGGACCGGGATACTTCGACTTGATCGTGATCGACGAGGCGCACCGGTCCGTATACGCGAAGTACGGTGCCATCTTCGAGTACTTCGACGCGTTGCTGGTTGGGCTCACCGCGACGCCGAAGAACGAGGTCGACCACAACACGTACCGGCTCTTTCACCTCGAGGACGGCGTCCCGACGGACGCATACGAGATCAGTGACGCCGTGAAGGACGGCTACCTGGTGCCGCCAAAGGGCGTATCGGTTGGCACCAAGTTTCTGAGGCAGGGAATCAAGTACGACGACCTGAGCCAGGACGAGAAGGACGAGTGGGACACGCTCGAGTGGGGCGAGGACGGGCCACCGCTGGAGGTCGGTGCAGAGGATCTCAACAAGTTCCTGTTCAACGAGGACACCGTCGACAAGGTCCTCGCCACTGTCATGACCGAGGGTTACAAGGTCGACAGCGGCGACCGGCTTGGCAAGACGATCATCTTTGCGAAGAATCAGGCGCACGCCGAGTTCATCCAGAAACGATTCGACATCGGTTGGCCGGAGCACGCAGGGCACTTTGCCCGCACCATCACGAACCGGACACCGTACGCACAGAACCTGATTGATGACTTCGGACAGACGCGCGAGGCGCCGCACATCGCCGTCAGCGTCGACATGCTCGACACCGGCATCGACGTCCCAGACGTTGTGAATCTGGTCTTCTTCAAGACGATCCACTCGAAGACGAAGTTCTGGCAGATGATCGGACGTGGTACGCGGCTCCGGCCCGACCTGTTCGGTCCCGGCGAGGACAAGCAGGACTTCTATGTCTTCGACTTCTGCGGCAACTTTGAGTATTTCAATGAGGATCTTCCTGGGGTCGAGGGTTCGAACCAGAAGTCGCTGATCGAGCGGATCTTCGAAGCAAGGATCGGGCTCGTTGCCGGTCTCGATGCTGCGCAGACCGAACCTGATCTGAGGCGCAAGACAGCGAAGCTCCTCCACGAGTTCGTGGCTGGAATGACTCTCGACAACGTCCTCGTGCGCCCCCACCGCAGGGCCGTCGAGCACTTCGGTGAGTCGAGAGCATGGGAGAGGCTCTCGAAGGAGGATGCGGGGATAGCGCTCGGGCTGGCGGGACTGCCGACCGCGGTCTCGTCCGCAGACGCCGACGTCGATGCGAAGCGTTTTGACCTTTTGATCCTGAGACGTCAGTTGGCGCAGCTTGAAGGTGACCTGGTGGCTGCCGAGAGGCTTCGGGAGACGACTCAGGTCATCGCGGAGGCGCTCCTCTCTAAGGCCTCGATCCCTTCCGTGGCCGAACAGATCAAGTTGCTGGAGCACGTGGCCGGGGAGGAATGGTGGGTCGACGTCACGCTGCCGATGCTCGAGCTCGCCCGGCTGAGGATTCGGGGTCTCGTACGGTTCGTCGACAAGGCGAAGAAGAAGCCGGTCTACTCCGACTTTGAGGACCAACTCGGAGAGGCGAAGGAGATCGTACTTCCGGTCGTCACACCGGGAACGAACTTCGAGCGGTTCCGTGCCAAGGCAGCGGCGTACCTCCGGGATCATGAGGACCATGTCGCTCTGCAGCGGCTTCGACGCAACAAGCAGTTGACGCCTGAGGACCTCGATTCGCTCGAAGATATGCTGCTGGCATCCGGGGTCGGACAGCGCGCCGACATCTTGTTCGCTGCTGAAGAGTCGAATGGGCTGGGACTCTTCATCCGCTCGCTCGTCGGCCTCGATCGGGCTGCGGCGACGGAGGCTTTCGCGGACTACCTGGATGGCTCCAAGTTCGATGTCGATCAAATCCGCTTCGTCGATCTAATCATCGATGAACTCACCGCCAACGGCGTGATGGAACCAGGTCGGCTCTTCGAGCCGCCCTACACCGACCATGCGCCAACAGGACCGGATGTGTTCTTCCCAGACGCTCAGGTGGACGACATCGTCGGCATCCTTCGTGCCGTGAAGAGTCACGCCTCGCCAACAGAAGTGGCTTAG
- a CDS encoding PIN domain-containing protein: MHFPAFLDTCVLYPIVLTDTLLRIAEQSVFRPHWSADVMTELERNLVKVPSVSKSLAESRVNAMNRAFPDAMVTGYEDLVSGMECDEKDRHVMAAAIASDCQIVVTYNLKDFPKPAMEKHQLEAVHPDAFLVDQLDLYPEEVVHALWRQSAESARPHLTPLRLIASLEKLQLSDFAAELRRRWPNLASGRW; this comes from the coding sequence ATGCACTTCCCGGCCTTCCTGGACACCTGCGTCCTCTACCCCATCGTGCTCACTGACACGCTGCTCCGAATCGCTGAGCAGTCGGTCTTCCGCCCACACTGGTCCGCGGATGTCATGACTGAGTTGGAGAGAAACCTGGTCAAGGTGCCGTCGGTGTCAAAGAGTCTGGCCGAGTCCCGCGTCAACGCGATGAACCGGGCCTTCCCCGACGCGATGGTCACGGGCTACGAAGATCTTGTCTCCGGGATGGAGTGCGACGAGAAGGACCGGCACGTCATGGCAGCTGCGATCGCATCCGACTGTCAGATCGTGGTGACCTACAACCTCAAAGACTTCCCCAAGCCAGCGATGGAGAAGCACCAACTCGAGGCGGTACATCCAGACGCGTTCCTCGTGGACCAGCTCGACCTGTATCCAGAGGAGGTCGTTCATGCCCTCTGGCGCCAGTCCGCGGAGTCAGCCCGGCCGCACCTCACTCCGCTCCGGCTCATCGCGTCGTTGGAGAAGCTCCAGTTGAGCGATTTCGCGGCCGAGCTCCGCCGCAGATGGCCCAACCTTGCGTCTGGTCGCTGGTAG
- a CDS encoding restriction endonuclease, whose product MTDVNPTELGIPQWWQFMYPLLQVTSDGSDWARRDLYPAVVERAGVPDDLRKLQHKSGKYIAEHRASWAKSGLVRARLLLAVRRGLFRITDAGREFLSAHPDGFTLADVKALPAWAEYEPERRQSSQSADAPGGERSSAERAPDELLDPVEQIEDGIARIEAEVAAELLMRLHANAPAFFEQAVLDLIVAMGYGGADGTATRTQLSNDNGIDGIVDQDALGLSRVYIQAKRYALDASVGRPDIQGFVGALHGAQANQGVFITTGRFSTGAKVYADSVATRVVLIDGARLARLMIRYGVGVQVKRTVHIVEIDEDFFE is encoded by the coding sequence GTGACTGATGTGAATCCGACCGAACTCGGCATCCCGCAGTGGTGGCAGTTCATGTACCCCCTGCTCCAAGTCACTTCCGACGGCAGTGACTGGGCGCGCCGGGACCTGTACCCGGCTGTCGTCGAGCGAGCTGGCGTGCCGGATGACCTGCGCAAGCTCCAGCACAAGTCGGGCAAATACATCGCCGAGCATCGTGCGAGCTGGGCGAAGTCGGGTCTTGTGCGTGCTCGTCTGTTGCTGGCCGTCAGGCGCGGCCTGTTCCGAATCACCGACGCCGGGCGCGAGTTTCTCTCTGCACACCCCGACGGCTTCACGCTGGCCGATGTGAAGGCGTTGCCGGCCTGGGCCGAGTACGAACCTGAGCGACGACAGTCGAGTCAGTCCGCTGATGCTCCTGGTGGGGAGAGAAGCAGTGCGGAGCGTGCCCCCGACGAGCTGCTCGACCCGGTCGAGCAAATCGAGGACGGAATCGCCCGGATCGAGGCCGAGGTCGCAGCCGAGCTGCTCATGCGTCTGCACGCCAACGCGCCCGCCTTCTTCGAACAGGCGGTCCTGGACCTGATCGTGGCGATGGGTTACGGCGGCGCCGACGGCACCGCGACGCGTACCCAGCTCTCCAATGACAACGGGATTGACGGCATCGTCGACCAGGATGCCCTGGGCCTGAGCCGCGTCTACATCCAGGCCAAACGCTACGCGCTCGATGCGAGCGTCGGCCGTCCCGATATCCAGGGCTTCGTCGGCGCCCTCCACGGCGCCCAGGCCAACCAGGGCGTCTTCATCACGACGGGCCGCTTCAGCACGGGCGCGAAGGTGTACGCCGACTCAGTCGCCACCCGTGTCGTCCTCATTGACGGCGCCCGTCTCGCCCGGCTGATGATCCGCTACGGCGTCGGTGTCCAGGTCAAGCGCACCGTCCACATTGTCGAGATCGACGAGGACTTCTTCGAGTAG
- a CDS encoding amidohydrolase, with product MTQRSSVAITHAYVVPISGEPIENGTVVIEDGVITAVGADVVVPDGIDTVDAAGKWLLPGFIEGHGHIGTHEQGEGWAGDDTNEMTDPDGASLRAIDAINIEDEGFRDALAGGVTTAVIKPGSGNPIGGQTVAIKTWGGRTIDEQVVSDAVSVKSALGENPKRVYGNQNKTPSTRLGVANIIRKAFVEAQNYAAKKASAEEKGEPFDRDLGKETLARVLSGELAWDQHTHRADDIATAIRLSEEFGYRLVVNHGTEGHLLADVLAEKDIPVIYGPMFVSRSKVEVRNRANRNIAAMAAAGVRVAITTDHPVIPINFLVHQASFAVRDGLPRDTALAAITTNPASFLGLDDRVGAIAPGLDGDVVIWSGDPLDTDHRAERVFITGTEVYSWDGEADAGRGGGSTRERATRFGI from the coding sequence ATGACTCAGCGTTCCTCCGTCGCCATCACCCATGCGTACGTCGTCCCGATCTCGGGCGAGCCGATCGAGAACGGCACGGTCGTGATCGAGGACGGTGTGATCACGGCGGTGGGCGCCGACGTCGTCGTGCCCGACGGCATCGACACCGTCGACGCGGCGGGCAAGTGGCTGCTCCCGGGGTTCATCGAGGGACACGGCCACATCGGCACCCACGAGCAGGGCGAGGGCTGGGCCGGGGACGACACCAACGAGATGACCGACCCGGACGGCGCGTCCCTCCGGGCGATCGACGCGATCAACATCGAGGACGAGGGCTTCCGCGACGCCCTCGCCGGCGGGGTGACCACCGCGGTGATCAAGCCCGGGTCCGGCAACCCGATCGGCGGCCAGACGGTCGCGATCAAGACCTGGGGCGGCCGGACCATCGACGAGCAGGTCGTCTCCGACGCGGTCTCGGTCAAGAGCGCCCTCGGCGAGAACCCCAAGCGTGTCTACGGCAATCAGAACAAGACCCCGTCGACCCGGCTCGGCGTCGCCAACATCATCCGGAAGGCCTTCGTCGAGGCCCAGAACTACGCCGCCAAGAAGGCCTCCGCCGAGGAGAAGGGCGAGCCGTTCGACCGCGACCTGGGCAAGGAGACGCTCGCCCGCGTCCTCTCCGGCGAGCTCGCCTGGGACCAGCACACCCACCGCGCCGACGACATCGCCACCGCCATCCGGCTGAGCGAGGAGTTCGGCTACCGCCTCGTGGTCAACCACGGCACCGAGGGCCACCTCCTCGCCGACGTGCTCGCCGAGAAGGACATCCCGGTCATCTACGGCCCCATGTTCGTGAGCCGCTCGAAGGTCGAGGTGCGCAACCGCGCCAACCGCAACATCGCCGCCATGGCCGCCGCCGGCGTGCGGGTGGCGATCACCACCGACCACCCGGTCATCCCGATCAACTTCCTGGTCCACCAGGCCTCCTTCGCCGTACGCGACGGCCTCCCGCGCGACACCGCCCTGGCCGCGATCACCACGAACCCGGCGAGCTTCCTGGGTCTCGACGACCGCGTCGGCGCGATCGCGCCCGGGCTCGACGGTGACGTGGTGATCTGGTCCGGCGACCCGCTCGACACCGACCACCGCGCCGAGCGCGTCTTCATCACCGGGACCGAGGTCTACAGCTGGGACGGCGAGGCCGATGCGGGGCGCGGCGGCGGGAGCACGCGTGAGCGCGCGACGCGGTTCGGGATCTGA
- a CDS encoding helix-turn-helix domain-containing protein, whose product MARSAASTDARTYLAVDADEAVYRAFAEALARPTHAGPCLVAEDGTEVPLPQELHDVLLQVAQALQAGMGVNVAPLNASLTTQEAADYLGVSRPTLVRLLDAGEIPMSRPNRHRYVRLVDLIEYAERVRQTRASTLDEMAKEADEAGLYDVLDAPPPPMR is encoded by the coding sequence ATGGCACGCTCAGCAGCAAGCACAGATGCACGGACCTACCTCGCGGTCGATGCCGACGAGGCGGTCTATCGTGCGTTCGCCGAGGCACTCGCTCGACCGACGCACGCAGGTCCTTGCCTGGTTGCCGAAGACGGCACCGAGGTTCCGCTTCCGCAAGAGCTCCATGACGTCCTACTCCAGGTCGCCCAGGCACTTCAGGCGGGGATGGGGGTCAACGTCGCGCCGCTCAACGCATCACTGACGACTCAGGAGGCTGCCGACTACCTGGGCGTCTCGCGGCCTACCTTGGTTCGTCTCCTCGACGCCGGCGAGATCCCGATGAGCCGGCCCAACCGGCATCGCTACGTGCGCCTGGTGGATCTCATCGAGTACGCAGAACGCGTGCGGCAAACCCGTGCGTCGACGTTGGACGAGATGGCCAAGGAAGCCGACGAGGCGGGGCTCTACGACGTTCTCGACGCACCTCCTCCGCCGATGAGGTGA
- a CDS encoding DoxX family protein: protein MSRRVGRNAYTGLFNDVVLLAARVVVGGIFVAHGWQKYDQGFAGTEQFLGGLGVPEPALAAQVATYVELVGGALLVVGLVAPIAGVLLAGQMAGAIWYAHRTTEVFVDQGGWELPAALGAAALVLGLVAPGRITLDQLLTWPFKAVAAKRRARNAEAAEAETVEAQPYVEEKVTIKA from the coding sequence ATGAGTCGTCGAGTGGGGCGCAACGCCTACACCGGACTTTTCAACGACGTCGTGCTGCTGGCCGCCCGTGTGGTGGTCGGCGGGATCTTCGTCGCGCACGGCTGGCAGAAGTACGACCAGGGCTTCGCCGGCACCGAGCAGTTCCTGGGCGGACTGGGGGTGCCGGAGCCCGCTCTCGCCGCTCAGGTGGCGACGTATGTCGAGCTCGTCGGCGGGGCGCTGCTGGTCGTCGGCCTCGTCGCCCCGATCGCCGGGGTGCTGCTCGCGGGCCAGATGGCCGGCGCGATCTGGTACGCCCACCGCACCACGGAGGTCTTTGTCGACCAGGGCGGCTGGGAGCTCCCCGCCGCGCTCGGCGCCGCCGCTCTCGTGCTCGGCCTGGTCGCCCCCGGCCGGATCACCCTCGACCAGCTCCTCACCTGGCCCTTCAAGGCCGTCGCCGCCAAGCGGCGCGCCCGGAACGCCGAGGCGGCCGAGGCCGAGACCGTCGAGGCCCAGCCGTACGTCGAGGAGAAGGTCACCATCAAGGCCTGA
- the thpR gene encoding RNA 2',3'-cyclic phosphodiesterase produces the protein MNRMFVAVIPPESVIEDLDEFLSVRRDAAAFRWSAPDQLHLTLAFAEHVPDRSLDDAIERLETAAGRRTPFELTITGGGAFPNVAEGKVLYADVETDAAEELDRVAAGTRNALVKAGVEVDGGRFRPHLTVARTGTPVELSNWVRLLDAYRGPTWTVSSFALVHSRLGEDPRKRPVYDVVAEFPFG, from the coding sequence ATGAATCGAATGTTCGTGGCGGTGATCCCGCCGGAGTCGGTGATCGAGGATCTCGACGAGTTCTTGTCCGTACGCCGCGACGCGGCCGCCTTCCGCTGGTCGGCGCCCGACCAGCTCCACCTGACGCTCGCCTTCGCCGAGCACGTCCCGGACAGGTCCCTCGATGACGCGATCGAGCGGCTGGAGACGGCCGCGGGGCGGCGTACGCCCTTCGAGCTGACCATCACGGGCGGCGGCGCCTTCCCCAACGTGGCCGAGGGCAAGGTCCTCTACGCCGACGTCGAGACCGATGCCGCCGAGGAGCTCGACCGGGTCGCCGCTGGGACCAGGAATGCCCTGGTCAAGGCCGGGGTCGAGGTCGACGGCGGACGGTTCCGACCCCACCTGACGGTCGCCCGGACCGGCACGCCGGTGGAGCTCAGCAACTGGGTGCGGCTGCTCGATGCGTACCGTGGCCCGACCTGGACGGTCTCCTCCTTCGCGCTGGTCCACTCCCGGCTCGGCGAGGACCCGCGGAAGCGTCCGGTCTACGACGTCGTAGCAGAGTTTCCCTTCGGCTGA
- the upp gene encoding uracil phosphoribosyltransferase, giving the protein METLVVDHPLVAHKLTTLRNKETDSSTFRRLADELVTLLAYEATRGVRVAPVDIVTPVAPTQGVRLTDPQPLIVPILRAGLGMLDGMIRLLPTAEVGFLGMVRNEETLEATTYAERLPADLSGRQCYVVDPMLATGGTLAAAIDFLVSRGADDITAVTLLAAPEGVAALEKALDGIEAPVRVVTAAMDEKLNEKGYIVPGLGDAGDRLYGVAG; this is encoded by the coding sequence ATGGAGACCCTCGTTGTGGACCACCCCCTCGTCGCCCACAAGCTCACCACGCTGCGCAACAAAGAGACCGACTCGTCGACTTTCCGTCGTCTCGCCGATGAGCTCGTCACGCTGCTCGCCTACGAGGCGACCCGCGGCGTGCGGGTCGCTCCGGTCGACATCGTGACCCCGGTGGCGCCGACCCAGGGCGTACGCCTCACCGACCCGCAGCCGCTGATCGTCCCGATCCTCCGGGCCGGTCTCGGGATGCTCGACGGGATGATCCGACTGCTGCCGACCGCCGAGGTCGGCTTCCTCGGCATGGTCCGCAACGAGGAGACGCTGGAGGCGACGACGTACGCCGAGCGTCTCCCCGCCGATCTCTCCGGGCGGCAGTGCTACGTGGTCGACCCGATGCTGGCCACCGGCGGCACCCTCGCCGCGGCGATCGACTTCCTGGTCTCGCGCGGCGCCGACGACATCACCGCCGTCACCCTCCTGGCCGCCCCCGAGGGCGTCGCCGCCCTGGAGAAGGCCCTCGACGGCATCGAGGCCCCGGTCCGGGTCGTCACCGCGGCCATGGACGAGAAGCTCAACGAGAAGGGCTACATCGTCCCCGGCCTCGGTGACGCCGGCGACCGGCTCTACGGCGTCGCGGGCTGA
- a CDS encoding VIT1/CCC1 transporter family protein, whose translation MTLPSEGAHAGHGDAEERAEGLNNRLNWLRAGVLGANDGIVSTAGVVMGVAGATTDDSTILIAGVAALVAGAISMAAGEYVSVSTQRDTEESLIAKERRELREMPEEELHELEGFLRDRGLEPDTAVDVAKQLTERDALRAHAALELGIDVDDLTSPWAAAGASMISFTLGALLPLLAITLLPDGARIWATILTVTAALAVTGWTSARLGYAPPGRAALRNVAGGLLAMLVTYVLGDLLGTQLG comes from the coding sequence GTGACGCTCCCCAGTGAGGGTGCCCACGCGGGGCACGGCGACGCCGAGGAGCGGGCAGAAGGCCTGAACAACCGGCTCAACTGGCTGCGTGCGGGCGTCCTCGGAGCCAACGACGGCATCGTCTCCACCGCAGGTGTGGTGATGGGCGTCGCGGGCGCGACCACCGATGACAGCACGATCCTCATCGCCGGCGTCGCCGCCCTGGTGGCCGGCGCGATCAGCATGGCGGCGGGGGAGTACGTCTCCGTCTCGACCCAGCGCGACACCGAGGAGTCGCTGATCGCCAAGGAGCGTCGCGAGCTGCGGGAGATGCCCGAGGAGGAGCTCCACGAGCTCGAGGGCTTCCTGCGCGACCGCGGACTCGAGCCCGACACCGCCGTCGACGTCGCCAAGCAGCTCACCGAGCGCGACGCGCTGCGCGCCCACGCGGCCCTGGAGCTCGGCATCGACGTCGACGACCTCACCTCGCCGTGGGCCGCGGCTGGTGCGTCGATGATCTCGTTCACGCTCGGGGCGCTGCTGCCGCTGCTGGCGATCACGCTCCTCCCCGACGGAGCCCGCATCTGGGCGACGATCCTCACGGTCACCGCCGCGCTCGCCGTCACCGGCTGGACCAGCGCACGCCTCGGCTACGCGCCGCCCGGCCGGGCGGCGCTGCGCAACGTCGCCGGCGGCCTGCTCGCGATGCTGGTCACCTACGTCCTCGGCGACCTCCTCGGCACACAACTCGGGTGA